From the Archangium lipolyticum genome, the window CGCCCCTTGAGATCCTCCAACCCCCCCATGTGGAGCAGGCGCGGGGCCAGGGGGGATTCACGCGCTACCTCCAGCTTCCCGATGAAGAACTCGTACAGGCCCAGCGAGAAGATGAGCAGGATGGCCGTGATGACGTAGCCGTCCATCGACTTGACGATGAGCGTGAGGATCTTGGCGCGCAGCTCCGTTCGGTCCCCCTCCCCACCCACCGCGCCCGTGTAGTCGCGCAGCAGTCCCGGCAGCGATAGGGCATCCAGCGTCGCCATGTAGAAGGCGCCCACCGCCATCAGCGCGCTGAAGATGACCCCGCCCACCATGATGAAGCGGCTGGCCCAGA encodes:
- a CDS encoding YqhA family protein — encoded protein: MRKLERAFEQVLWASRFIMVGGVIFSALMAVGAFYMATLDALSLPGLLRDYTGAVGGEGDRTELRAKILTLIVKSMDGYVITAILLIFSLGLYEFFIGKLEVARESPLAPRLLHMGGLEDLKGRIAKLLVLVLVIEFFQRALQLSFTHALDLLYLALGIVLIGLTLYLGRLKPRGSDEEH